The Amycolatopsis sp. DG1A-15b genome window below encodes:
- a CDS encoding pyridoxamine 5'-phosphate oxidase family protein: MVDDVGFGLLLDRQQCLALLRTASLGRVIYTHRAMPAVRPVRFTVVDDAVVFAVPPGSALYAGARDAVVAFEADEIAADLGAGWYVSLLGRATESGAVDLGELSCPCPAPGRTSHRFLRVPAETISGHRIACHAE, translated from the coding sequence ATGGTGGACGACGTGGGCTTCGGGCTGCTGCTCGACCGGCAGCAGTGCCTCGCCTTGCTGCGGACGGCGAGCCTCGGGCGGGTGATCTACACCCACCGGGCCATGCCGGCGGTGCGTCCGGTGCGCTTCACGGTGGTCGACGACGCCGTGGTGTTCGCCGTCCCGCCCGGCAGTGCCTTGTACGCGGGCGCGCGCGACGCCGTCGTCGCGTTCGAAGCCGACGAGATCGCCGCCGACCTGGGCGCCGGCTGGTACGTCAGCCTGCTGGGCCGCGCCACCGAGTCCGGTGCGGTCGACCTCGGCGAGCTCTCCTGCCCGTGCCCCGCGCCCGGCCGCACGAGCCACCGGTTCCTGCGCGTCCCGGCGGAGACCATCAGCGGTCACCGCATCGCCTGCCACGCGGAGTGA
- a CDS encoding sigma-70 family RNA polymerase sigma factor, with product MPPHSAEGGSTPTATFSLDPALVRSAVQGDRAAVAGLLRALRPVVFRYCLGRLRTWQDGSSDAEDCAQDVLLAIVRALPEYRHPADSFVPFVFGIAAHKVADFHRRRARDRTSPVAEPPTGRSGGADPTGEEAERSAALDWSTGLLDTLPPRQREILVLRIILGMTAEETAAAVGLGSAGAVRVAQHRALATLRRSLLEHRGAAS from the coding sequence ATGCCGCCGCACTCCGCCGAGGGTGGTTCCACGCCCACGGCGACGTTCTCCCTCGACCCGGCGCTCGTCCGGTCGGCGGTGCAGGGCGACCGCGCCGCGGTGGCCGGGCTGCTGCGCGCGCTGCGCCCGGTCGTCTTCCGCTACTGCCTGGGCCGGCTGCGCACCTGGCAGGACGGTTCGTCGGACGCCGAGGACTGCGCCCAGGACGTGCTGCTCGCGATCGTCCGCGCCCTGCCGGAGTACCGGCACCCGGCCGACAGCTTCGTGCCGTTCGTCTTCGGCATCGCCGCGCACAAGGTGGCCGACTTCCACCGCCGCCGGGCGCGGGACCGCACCAGCCCGGTCGCCGAACCCCCGACCGGCCGATCGGGCGGCGCGGACCCGACGGGCGAGGAGGCCGAGCGCTCCGCGGCGCTCGACTGGTCCACCGGGCTGCTCGACACGCTCCCGCCGCGCCAGCGCGAAATCCTGGTCCTGCGCATCATCCTCGGCATGACGGCGGAGGAGACGGCCGCCGCGGTCGGCCTCGGCAGCGCCGGCGCGGTCCGCGTCGCCCAGCACCGGGCCCTGGCGACCCTGCGGCGCAGCCTGCTCGAACACCGGGGCGCCGCCTCCTGA
- a CDS encoding sugar ABC transporter permease: MTATANVTMPAGATPPASPRDTRARKRRRGRFGDRVLPYLLLLPALAAILVLLAWPLVQVLAISFRKLDIGQLVSGKTVWIGFDNYTNTLSDPEFWTITARTLVFTAAVVAATVLGGLLLAVLMRHLGPAVRIMVQVTLVLAWATPVIATTTVFQWIFDEQYGILNKTLDRLGFPGFIGFSWFSSGASTLTVIGLLIVWQAVPFVTFSLYAGIIGVPREQYEAAGIDGAGAWQTFRAVTWPAIRPITTMVTFLSVLWDFNAFAQIWAIREGGPDGGSTTLAVVLYLKGIAGNHFGAAGAIATLMLIVLALITGRYIQLLVRTPEGDLK, translated from the coding sequence ATGACCGCGACCGCCAATGTGACGATGCCGGCGGGGGCGACCCCGCCGGCATCGCCGCGCGACACGCGGGCCCGAAAGCGCAGGCGGGGCCGGTTCGGCGACCGGGTGCTCCCGTACCTGCTCCTGCTCCCCGCGCTCGCGGCCATCTTGGTCCTGCTCGCCTGGCCGCTGGTCCAGGTGCTCGCGATCAGCTTCCGCAAGCTCGACATCGGCCAGCTGGTCTCCGGCAAGACGGTCTGGATCGGGTTCGACAACTACACGAACACGCTGTCCGACCCGGAGTTCTGGACGATCACCGCCCGGACCCTGGTCTTCACCGCCGCCGTCGTGGCCGCCACCGTCCTCGGCGGGCTGCTGCTGGCGGTGCTGATGCGCCACCTCGGCCCGGCCGTGCGGATCATGGTCCAGGTGACGCTGGTGCTGGCGTGGGCGACCCCGGTGATCGCGACGACCACGGTGTTCCAGTGGATCTTCGACGAGCAGTACGGCATCCTCAACAAGACGCTGGACCGGCTCGGCTTCCCCGGCTTCATCGGGTTTTCGTGGTTCTCCAGCGGCGCCAGCACGCTCACCGTGATCGGGCTGCTCATCGTGTGGCAGGCCGTGCCGTTCGTGACGTTCTCGCTGTACGCGGGCATCATCGGTGTCCCGCGCGAGCAGTACGAGGCCGCCGGCATCGACGGCGCCGGCGCGTGGCAGACCTTCCGCGCGGTCACCTGGCCCGCCATCCGGCCGATCACCACCATGGTCACGTTCCTCTCGGTGCTGTGGGACTTCAACGCCTTCGCGCAGATCTGGGCGATCCGGGAAGGCGGCCCGGACGGCGGGAGCACCACGCTGGCCGTCGTGCTGTACCTCAAGGGCATCGCGGGCAACCACTTCGGCGCGGCGGGGGCGATCGCGACCCTGATGCTGATCGTGCTCGCCCTCATCACCGGCCGGTACATCCAGCTGCTGGTCCGGACCCCGGAAGGTGATCTCAAGTGA
- a CDS encoding carbohydrate ABC transporter permease — translation MRKSLPQRIALSVVGVVVALLILFPTYWMFVTSLRTPGQILSPKYDLIPTSFSFGNFATALGKDNFPTYLMNSLIVTVGSVLCALVAGTLAAIPLSRLRFTGRKGFLVLVMVAQLAPVSALFIPLFLLMKDAGLLNTLPSLLLIYFATTLPFTVWMLYGFVNGIPYELEEAAMIDGCSQTGAFRRVTLPLLGPGLVTTSVFSFITAWNEYLFALVFIRDKPKETLPVWLASFRTAFATDWGGVMAASVIYAVPALIFFLLVQRKLVSGATAGAVKG, via the coding sequence GTGAGGAAGTCGCTGCCGCAGCGGATCGCGCTCTCGGTCGTCGGCGTGGTCGTGGCGCTGCTGATCCTCTTCCCGACGTACTGGATGTTCGTCACCTCCCTGCGGACGCCCGGCCAGATCCTGTCGCCGAAGTACGACCTGATCCCGACGTCGTTCTCGTTCGGCAACTTCGCCACCGCGCTGGGCAAGGACAACTTCCCGACCTACCTGATGAACAGCCTGATCGTCACGGTCGGTTCGGTGCTGTGCGCGCTGGTCGCCGGGACGCTGGCGGCGATCCCGCTGTCGCGGCTGCGGTTCACCGGCCGCAAGGGGTTCCTGGTCCTGGTCATGGTGGCGCAGCTGGCGCCGGTGTCGGCCCTGTTCATCCCGCTGTTCCTGCTGATGAAGGACGCCGGGCTGCTCAACACGCTGCCGTCGCTGCTGCTGATCTACTTCGCGACCACGCTGCCGTTCACGGTGTGGATGCTCTACGGCTTCGTCAACGGGATCCCGTACGAGCTGGAAGAGGCCGCGATGATCGACGGCTGCAGCCAGACCGGCGCCTTCCGGCGCGTCACGCTGCCGTTGCTCGGCCCTGGCCTGGTCACCACGTCGGTGTTCAGCTTCATCACCGCCTGGAACGAGTACCTGTTCGCGCTGGTCTTCATCCGGGACAAGCCGAAGGAGACCCTGCCGGTGTGGCTCGCGTCGTTCCGCACCGCGTTCGCCACCGACTGGGGCGGCGTCATGGCCGCTTCGGTCATCTACGCGGTCCCGGCGCTGATCTTCTTCCTGCTCGTGCAACGCAAGCTGGTGTCCGGCGCGACCGCCGGCGCCGTGAAGGGGTAG
- a CDS encoding DUF2235 domain-containing protein: MAKRLVICCDGTWNTLRQPAPTNVGQLQKAVAPVDPAGTPQRVHYREGVGTGKLVDHLVGGAFGMGLSAKVQDAYRFVAENYEPGDELFFFGFSRGAYTARSTVGFIRNCGVLLPGEIGRLEEAYRLYRDRDRDASGPDSPRAREFRAKYAREDRTPIRFVGVWDTVGALGIPLSGGRLIHLLNKRWQFHDMELTSIVQAAFQALAVDEHRKSFSPAVWAPSKAADGRIREQVWFAGAHSDVGGGYRQPALSDLTLRWMADRAEQCGLAFKENAFGYLSARDELGELHNSLKAFFRWFGSADRAISAVDPATEFAGACVLHRSEGMRPPYRPGNLLAYLADPAHRIMKI; encoded by the coding sequence ATGGCGAAACGTCTGGTGATCTGCTGCGACGGGACCTGGAACACCCTCCGCCAGCCGGCTCCGACCAACGTGGGCCAGCTCCAGAAGGCCGTCGCGCCCGTCGACCCGGCCGGCACGCCGCAGCGGGTCCACTACCGCGAAGGCGTCGGGACCGGGAAGCTGGTGGACCACCTCGTCGGCGGCGCTTTCGGCATGGGGCTCTCGGCGAAGGTCCAGGACGCTTACCGCTTCGTCGCCGAAAACTACGAACCCGGCGACGAACTGTTCTTCTTCGGCTTCAGCCGCGGTGCCTACACCGCGCGCAGCACCGTGGGCTTCATCCGCAACTGCGGCGTCCTGCTGCCCGGCGAGATCGGCCGGCTCGAGGAGGCCTACCGGCTCTACCGCGATCGCGACCGGGACGCCTCCGGCCCGGACAGCCCACGGGCCCGCGAGTTCCGCGCGAAGTACGCCCGCGAAGACCGGACACCCATCCGGTTCGTCGGCGTCTGGGACACCGTCGGCGCGCTGGGCATTCCCCTCAGCGGCGGCCGGCTGATCCACCTGCTGAACAAGCGCTGGCAGTTCCACGACATGGAGCTGACCTCGATCGTGCAGGCGGCGTTCCAGGCGCTGGCGGTCGACGAGCACCGCAAGTCGTTCAGCCCGGCCGTCTGGGCGCCGTCGAAAGCGGCGGACGGCCGGATCCGTGAACAGGTCTGGTTCGCCGGCGCCCATTCCGACGTCGGGGGCGGATATCGGCAGCCGGCCCTGTCGGATCTCACCCTGCGGTGGATGGCCGACCGCGCCGAGCAGTGCGGCCTCGCGTTCAAGGAAAACGCGTTCGGGTATTTGTCCGCACGCGACGAACTGGGCGAGCTGCACAATTCGCTCAAAGCGTTCTTCCGCTGGTTCGGCTCGGCCGATCGCGCCATCAGCGCGGTGGATCCGGCGACGGAGTTCGCGGGGGCGTGCGTGCTGCACCGCAGTGAGGGGATGCGGCCGCCGTACCGGCCCGGGAACCTGCTGGCCTACCTGGCGGATCCGGCGCACCGGATCATGAAGATCTGA
- a CDS encoding AAA family ATPase: MSPLLIVVGGLPATGKTTVAAELARRTGFAFLRVDTIEQAILRSTALGRPLGPVGYVVAREVAADLLRTGVSVIAECVNPLAVTRDAWRATGTEAGARVLETEIVCSDPAEHRRRAETRDTGIPGLVPPTWAEIVAREYEPWSRDRLVVDTAGRPVGQAVSVIAAAFAGPVS; the protein is encoded by the coding sequence GTGTCCCCGCTGCTGATCGTCGTCGGCGGCCTGCCCGCGACCGGGAAGACGACCGTCGCCGCGGAACTGGCGCGCCGCACCGGCTTCGCCTTCCTGCGGGTCGACACGATCGAGCAGGCGATCCTGCGCAGCACGGCGCTCGGCCGGCCACTGGGCCCGGTCGGCTACGTCGTCGCCCGCGAGGTGGCCGCCGACCTGCTCCGCACCGGGGTGAGCGTGATCGCCGAGTGCGTCAACCCGCTCGCCGTCACCCGGGACGCCTGGCGGGCGACGGGTACCGAGGCCGGGGCGCGGGTGCTGGAAACCGAAATCGTCTGCTCGGACCCGGCCGAACACCGGCGGCGGGCGGAGACCCGCGACACCGGCATCCCGGGGCTCGTCCCGCCCACCTGGGCCGAGATCGTGGCCCGCGAGTACGAGCCGTGGAGCCGCGACCGGCTCGTCGTCGACACCGCCGGGCGGCCGGTCGGCCAAGCGGTCTCGGTCATCGCCGCGGCTTTCGCCGGTCCGGTGTCGTGA
- a CDS encoding glycoside hydrolase family 3 N-terminal domain-containing protein, with protein MSTPETQSSPEKQAEAVLLPGFAGTTAPDWLRRRIAGGLGGVVLFGRNVVDDEQVAALTAQLRGERDGVVIGIDEEGGDVTRLDVNTGSFVPGPLALGAADDPELTTAVAAALGERLAACGVTLDLAPCADLTLAAEDPIIGVRAFGSDPAKASPHVAAYVTGLQKYGVAACAKHFPGHGAATEDSHVALPVLPRTVEELHEIELVPFAAAIRAGVRSVMSGHLVVAAWGDEPATLNRTALTDVLRGELGFTGAVITDALEMGAVSGAYGRHDGLGRSAVRALAAGADALCLGGAAFEAEHLDACVAAIVAAVAAGELPLERLAEAAERTAGLGTDPAPAQVGPVDRRLGLEAARKALRVHGEPRLDGPPLVVDVRTDPTIAAGPMPWGLGAHLAELVPGTRVLTVTPDDAGVVLEAAPGFRSVVVVTREAHRHPRVRALLAALSGLDFIRVETGVPGPDGDGGPRIDTFSGSYVSLRAAAEYLA; from the coding sequence TTGTCCACGCCAGAGACGCAGTCCTCGCCCGAGAAGCAGGCCGAAGCCGTCCTCCTGCCGGGGTTCGCCGGGACGACCGCGCCGGACTGGCTGCGCCGCCGGATCGCCGGCGGCCTGGGCGGGGTGGTGCTGTTCGGCCGCAACGTCGTCGACGACGAGCAGGTCGCCGCGCTCACCGCGCAGCTGCGCGGCGAGCGCGACGGGGTCGTGATCGGCATCGACGAAGAGGGTGGAGACGTCACCCGCCTCGACGTGAACACCGGGTCGTTCGTGCCGGGCCCGCTCGCCCTCGGCGCGGCCGACGACCCGGAGCTGACCACGGCCGTCGCGGCCGCGCTCGGCGAACGGCTCGCGGCGTGCGGGGTCACGCTCGACTTGGCGCCCTGCGCGGACCTGACGCTGGCCGCCGAGGACCCGATCATCGGCGTCCGGGCGTTCGGGTCCGACCCGGCGAAAGCGTCGCCGCACGTCGCGGCGTACGTGACCGGCCTGCAGAAGTACGGCGTGGCGGCGTGCGCGAAGCACTTCCCGGGCCACGGCGCGGCGACCGAGGACTCGCACGTGGCGCTGCCGGTGCTGCCACGCACGGTCGAGGAGCTGCACGAGATCGAGCTGGTCCCGTTCGCCGCGGCGATCCGGGCCGGCGTCCGGTCGGTGATGTCGGGCCACCTGGTCGTGGCGGCCTGGGGCGACGAGCCGGCCACGCTCAACCGGACCGCGCTCACCGATGTCCTGCGCGGCGAGCTCGGCTTCACCGGCGCGGTGATCACCGACGCTCTCGAGATGGGCGCGGTGTCCGGCGCGTACGGGCGCCATGACGGCCTCGGCCGCTCGGCCGTGCGGGCCCTGGCCGCGGGGGCGGACGCGCTGTGCCTCGGCGGCGCGGCGTTCGAAGCCGAGCATCTGGACGCCTGCGTCGCGGCGATCGTGGCCGCGGTCGCGGCGGGCGAGCTGCCCCTGGAGCGGCTGGCGGAAGCGGCGGAGCGGACGGCGGGGCTGGGCACCGACCCGGCGCCGGCACAGGTCGGCCCGGTCGACCGGCGGCTCGGCCTCGAAGCGGCGCGCAAGGCACTGCGGGTGCACGGCGAACCCCGGTTGGACGGCCCGCCGCTGGTCGTCGACGTCCGGACCGACCCGACCATCGCGGCCGGGCCGATGCCGTGGGGCCTCGGCGCGCACCTGGCCGAGCTCGTGCCGGGCACCCGGGTGCTCACCGTGACCCCCGACGACGCCGGCGTGGTGCTCGAGGCGGCACCGGGGTTCCGCAGCGTCGTCGTGGTGACGCGGGAAGCGCACCGGCACCCGCGGGTGCGCGCGCTGCTCGCCGCCCTGTCCGGACTGGATTTCATCCGGGTGGAGACGGGCGTGCCCGGCCCCGACGGCGACGGCGGTCCGCGGATCGACACGTTCAGCGGTTCGTACGTCAGCCTGCGCGCCGCGGCGGAATATCTGGCCTGA
- a CDS encoding DUF1996 domain-containing protein → MSRTQGRHRLSRRTKIATGGLALAIAVGGIVVATTTGNTGEASADEANPAFFVDILKVKPNQFDPRPVSGAATGTFTVDCGRNENQHFNPDNFIAQPGIRNGAQHLHDYVGNLSTNADSNNKSLVKAGTTCRNGDKSAYFWPVVRIDTGEEEKNEPAKVPDGDRAQADREAKTVQVACPDVASKLTDIPDQAMAEVDSNLDQLDSQADEANQRIAATQGQGGQDFVRNAILNPLKDRRQAIIDRIATAIGRFTQKPGDLGGLAPCATKPGKDTGTPTPPSTTPPASTLPGQDENNELPGNDGKILRPQRVQITFRGSPVGKVVAMPRFLRVLYGDAKVSTNGPANAKASWTCTGFENRVTDKYPICPDGSKVKRIHTFPSCWDGKNTDSANHRTHIVFPDRFGRCGNGFKAVPQLQISLTYDIPRDVQQKKQYKVDAFPQEKHNPLSDHDDFANVMSQRIMNGLVNCVNRGRNCRA, encoded by the coding sequence ATGTCCCGCACCCAAGGACGGCATCGCCTTTCCCGCCGGACGAAGATCGCGACCGGCGGCCTCGCCCTCGCGATCGCGGTCGGTGGCATCGTCGTCGCCACGACCACCGGCAACACCGGTGAAGCCAGCGCCGACGAAGCGAATCCCGCGTTCTTCGTCGACATCCTGAAGGTGAAGCCGAACCAGTTCGACCCGCGCCCGGTCAGCGGCGCGGCGACCGGCACGTTCACCGTCGACTGCGGCCGCAACGAAAACCAGCACTTCAACCCGGACAACTTCATCGCCCAGCCCGGCATCCGCAACGGCGCCCAGCACCTGCACGACTACGTCGGCAACCTGTCGACGAACGCCGACTCGAACAACAAGAGCCTGGTCAAGGCCGGGACCACCTGCCGCAACGGCGACAAGTCCGCCTACTTCTGGCCCGTGGTCCGCATCGACACCGGCGAAGAGGAGAAGAACGAGCCCGCCAAGGTGCCCGACGGCGACCGGGCGCAGGCCGACCGCGAGGCGAAGACCGTCCAGGTCGCGTGCCCGGACGTCGCCAGCAAGCTCACCGACATCCCGGACCAGGCCATGGCCGAAGTGGACAGCAACCTCGACCAGCTCGACAGCCAGGCCGACGAGGCCAACCAGCGCATCGCCGCGACGCAGGGCCAGGGCGGCCAGGACTTCGTGCGCAACGCGATCCTGAACCCGCTCAAGGACCGCCGCCAGGCGATCATCGACCGGATCGCCACCGCGATCGGCCGGTTCACGCAGAAGCCCGGCGATCTCGGCGGTCTCGCGCCGTGCGCGACGAAGCCGGGCAAGGACACGGGGACGCCGACGCCGCCGAGCACCACGCCTCCCGCCAGCACGCTGCCCGGGCAGGACGAGAACAACGAGCTGCCCGGCAACGACGGCAAGATCCTGCGGCCGCAGCGCGTCCAGATCACCTTCCGCGGCAGCCCGGTCGGGAAGGTGGTGGCGATGCCGCGCTTCCTGCGCGTGCTCTACGGCGACGCGAAGGTCTCGACCAACGGGCCCGCCAACGCCAAGGCGAGCTGGACGTGCACCGGGTTCGAGAACCGCGTCACCGACAAGTACCCGATCTGCCCCGACGGCAGCAAGGTCAAGCGGATCCACACGTTCCCGAGCTGCTGGGACGGCAAGAACACCGACAGCGCCAACCACCGCACCCACATCGTGTTCCCGGACCGCTTCGGCCGGTGCGGCAACGGGTTCAAGGCGGTGCCGCAGCTGCAGATCTCGCTGACCTACGACATCCCGCGGGACGTCCAGCAGAAGAAGCAGTACAAAGTGGACGCTTTCCCGCAGGAGAAGCACAACCCGCTGTCCGACCACGACGACTTCGCCAACGTGATGTCGCAGCGGATCATGAACGGCCTGGTGAACTGCGTGAACCGCGGGCGGAACTGCCGGGCGTGA